TATATGATGATGTCGTGGCTCGGATTTATTGATACGTACTGGGCCGTTATTGTCCCGGCATTCGCGTATCCGCTCGGGCTTTATCTTATGAAACAGTTTATGGAGCAAATTCCGGATGCGTTGCTCGAGTCGGCCAAAATGGACGGGGCGAGCGAATATCGGATCTTCTGGCGTATCGTCATGCCGAACGTCAAACCGGCGTGGCTCACGCTGATCATCTTGCTGTTTCAGCTTTTATGGGGAACCGACGGCAACGGCTTTATTTACAGCGAGCAGCTGAAAACGCTTCATTATGCCTCAAATCAGATCATATTTGGCGGCGTGGCACGCGCTGGCGTCGGCTCGGCAATTGCCCTCATTCTGATGAGTGTGCCGATTGTGCTGTTCATTTTCTCGCAAAGCCGCATCATCGAAACCATGGCAACTTCCGGCATGAAAGATTAGAGGGGGTGACAGCGTGAACAGATCAAAAGCACTTGTGTTGTCACTGATCGTATTCCTGTTCGCGGCATCGGCCGAGGCGCCGGTTGCCAGGGCGGCTGCGCCATACGAAGCATACACGTATGATTTTTATGAAGACGCTGTGCCATTGCCCGCTCCTTTTCTGCCGGACCGGGCCATCGCCGGAAGCGATCTTGGCGTCGGAGAATTCAACCAGCCGAACGATATATTCGTGACGGATGACGGCATGATCTATATCCTGGACAGCGGAAATGCGCGCGTGATCGTGTTGAACAGCGACTGGAGCGTCGTTCGCGTTATCCGCACATTCGCCGCCAACAACGGCAAAGAGGACGGCTTTGCCAACCCCGTTGGCTTGTTCGTTTCCGCCGATAAGGAAATCTACATTGCGGATACCGATCATCACCGCGTCGTCGTATTGTCGGATGATGGCAAACTGGTCAAAATTGTGGAAAATCCTCAATCGGATATTTTGCCTAAGGACTTTGATTTTTCGCCGCTTAAAGTGGCGGCTGACCAAGCGGGCAGACTTTATGTCGTGGCAAGAGGCGTCTATGAAGGGATCATGCAGTTTGCTGAAAAGGACGGCTTCATGGGCTATGTCGGTACGATCAAAGTTTCTCCAAGCCCGTGGGATCGGCTTTGGCGAGCGCTTTCCACGAAAGCGCAGAAACAGCAAATGCAGTTGTTTGTGCCAACTGAATTTGCCAGCATCGATATCGACAGCAAAGGGTTCGTTTATGCAACCACTCTCGACATCAATTCAGATGAAACAATCAAGCGCCTGAATCCTACCGGCGAAGACGTTATCAAACGTTTCGGTTACTATCCGAACAAAGGCGACATTCGTTACCGGAGGCTCGGCAACAATTCCGGCCCGTCGCGGCTCGTCGACATCAAGGTGCTGGACGGCGGCATGTATGTCGCGCTTGATTCGCTTCGTGCGCGCCTGTTCACATACAACGACGAAGGGGAATTGCTATACGCCTTCGGCGGAAGAGGCACGCAAATCGGCGTGTTCAATACTCCGGTTGCGGTGGAGCGGCTTGGCGACAGCTTGGCGGTGTTGGACCGGGGCAAAAACAACATCGTTGTATTTAAGCCGACGAAATTCGGCAGCCTTGTCAATCGGGCAACTGCGGAGCACTTTGCCGGAAACGATGCGCAAGCGGTTGTGCTGTGGAAAGAAGTGCTCAAACTGAACACCAACTACGACATGGCCTATCTCGGGATCGGCAAATCGCTTTTAATGGAGAAGCATAACGAAGAAGCGATGCAATATTTCAAGCTCGGCATGGAACGGAAGTATTACTCTACAGCTTTCAAGCGGTACCGCAGAGAAGTCATGCAGAAATATTTCGGCCCATTCATGACCGGTCTCATTTTGCTTATTGCCGGTTTTGCCGCCTTTCGGATTGTAAGAAAAGTCCAAATGAGGAGGACGCGGAGTCATGAAGCACGATTTGATTAAATTTCCGCTTCACATTATCGTGCACCCGTTCGACGGATTTTGGGATTTAAAATATGAAGGCAAAGGGAAAGCCAGGGTAGCGCTTTTAATTGTGCTCCTAATGGTCCTGACTGTGATCGTGCAAAAGCAATATGCGGGGTTTCTTGTTAACTTCGTCGATCCCCGCGCGTTGAACAGCATGGACGATTTGGTGTATACCGTCATTGCGTTTTTGTTGTTTTGCATAGCCAACTGGTCTGTTACGACGCTCATGGAAGGCGAAGGCAAATTCAAGGAAATCGTGATGGCGACCGGTTATGCGCTGCTGCCGCTTGTGCTCATCAATTTGCCGATGACGTTTTTAAGCCGCATCATGACGCAAGAAGAAACGCCGTTTTACTATTTGATGAATTTTCTGGCCGCAATCTGGTTTATTTTCCTGCTGTTCGTCGGCAACATGACCGTACATCAATACACCGCGGCGAAAACGGTTTTTACGCTTATGCTCACGGTCATCGCGATGGGCTTCATCGTATTCCTCTGGTCGCTTGCGTTCAGCCTCGGGATGCAAATCTATTGGTTCATTTATGATGTGTATCGTGAACTTGTATTCCGCACTTAAAGGAGGCCGCGCCTGATGAAAAAGCGCTGGAAAATCTATACGGTGTCGGCCTGTGTCGCGATGATCGGGCTCGTTTCGCTTATCTTTGGTCCGATTCTGCGCGGGGCGCCTGCCGTAGATGTCGCCAAGTACGTTCAAGCAGCCGGCCAGACGGCGCCTGCAACCGAACTGAAGTTTCTCTCCGACAACGGCAACGTCGTTTCCGGTATGAAGCTTACGGCGCAGACAGACGGATTGTCGCTTTATTTCAACGAAGAAACGGCCGAGATTGCCGTTCTAGTCCGCAAAAGCGGCAAAATATGGCGCAGCAATCCGGAAAACCGGGACAAGGATGCGATCGCTTCATCTTTTGAGAAAGAACGGCTCGCTTCACAATTTACGCTAAGCTTCCGGGACGCAATCGGCACGCTTACGACGTTCACGAGTTTTGCGGATAGCGTGAAGCGCAAACAGTTCAAGTCGGAAAAAATTGCGGGCGGCGTTCGGGTCACGTATACGCTTGGCGATATGTCGGTAGGCATTGAGGCGCTGCC
This portion of the Bacilli bacterium genome encodes:
- a CDS encoding carbohydrate ABC transporter permease; amino-acid sequence: MKLAIPLRKERINRSFLGNLSLFVFLAIVGVFMALPLVYAINAAFKPLDEIFLFPPTLFVRHPTLDNFADLLTLLGQSWVPFSRYIFNTVFITLMGVFGHVILASAAAYPLAKHQFPGKNILFTTVVLALMFSPQVTSIPNYMMMSWLGFIDTYWAVIVPAFAYPLGLYLMKQFMEQIPDALLESAKMDGASEYRIFWRIVMPNVKPAWLTLIILLFQLLWGTDGNGFIYSEQLKTLHYASNQIIFGGVARAGVGSAIALILMSVPIVLFIFSQSRIIETMATSGMKD
- a CDS encoding Yip1 family protein, with amino-acid sequence MKHDLIKFPLHIIVHPFDGFWDLKYEGKGKARVALLIVLLMVLTVIVQKQYAGFLVNFVDPRALNSMDDLVYTVIAFLLFCIANWSVTTLMEGEGKFKEIVMATGYALLPLVLINLPMTFLSRIMTQEETPFYYLMNFLAAIWFIFLLFVGNMTVHQYTAAKTVFTLMLTVIAMGFIVFLWSLAFSLGMQIYWFIYDVYRELVFRT
- a CDS encoding NHL repeat-containing protein, whose protein sequence is MNRSKALVLSLIVFLFAASAEAPVARAAAPYEAYTYDFYEDAVPLPAPFLPDRAIAGSDLGVGEFNQPNDIFVTDDGMIYILDSGNARVIVLNSDWSVVRVIRTFAANNGKEDGFANPVGLFVSADKEIYIADTDHHRVVVLSDDGKLVKIVENPQSDILPKDFDFSPLKVAADQAGRLYVVARGVYEGIMQFAEKDGFMGYVGTIKVSPSPWDRLWRALSTKAQKQQMQLFVPTEFASIDIDSKGFVYATTLDINSDETIKRLNPTGEDVIKRFGYYPNKGDIRYRRLGNNSGPSRLVDIKVLDGGMYVALDSLRARLFTYNDEGELLYAFGGRGTQIGVFNTPVAVERLGDSLAVLDRGKNNIVVFKPTKFGSLVNRATAEHFAGNDAQAVVLWKEVLKLNTNYDMAYLGIGKSLLMEKHNEEAMQYFKLGMERKYYSTAFKRYRREVMQKYFGPFMTGLILLIAGFAAFRIVRKVQMRRTRSHEARFD